In Topomyia yanbarensis strain Yona2022 chromosome 2, ASM3024719v1, whole genome shotgun sequence, one DNA window encodes the following:
- the LOC131679247 gene encoding uncharacterized protein LOC131679247 has product MDGHCIDDLAKDTLDVAKRKVNLFKLNRTAKEKGLQYIRKDGTVVPTRSVKPPCKCNMECFSKYTEAVRKEILTNFLRLKSSGQNQFLATHMFVKQTARIRVVNSRRTYSRVYKLPSHNGTTTVCKVMFMDTFDIKDRKLRCLADKIIQGNGVARDDGRANNTSPKEVKRGHH; this is encoded by the exons ATGGATGGACACTGCATTGATGATCTAGCTAAAGATACGCTTGATGTCGCTAAACGTAAAGTAAATCTATTTAAACTTAATAGGACAGCGAAAGAAAAAGGACTACAGTACATTAGGAAAGACGGCACTGTTGTTCCGACACGTAGTGTAAAACCACCATGCAAGTGCAACATGGAATGTTTTTCGAAATACACTGAAGCTGTACGCAAAGAAATATTGACCAATTTTCTACGATTGAAAAGCTCGGGACAAAATCAGTTCCTTGCAACTCATATGTTTGTGAAACAAACAGCACGGATAAGA GTGGTAAACTCCCGCAGGACTTATAGTCGTGTTTACAAACTGCCTTCTCACAACGGCACCACAACAGTCTGTAAAGTTATGTTCATGGACACGTTCGACATAAAGGATAGAAAACTTCGCTGCTTAgctgataaaataattcaggGTAATGGAGTCGCTCGAGATGATGGCCGCGCGAACAACACTAGCCCGAAAGAAGTTAAGCGAGGACATCATTAA